A DNA window from Camelina sativa cultivar DH55 chromosome 13, Cs, whole genome shotgun sequence contains the following coding sequences:
- the LOC104734573 gene encoding signal recognition particle receptor subunit beta translates to MENLEDLKILAEQWSHQGIEYLQKIPPSQLYAAIGVLLFTTILLFLSIRLVTRTKSNTVLLSGLTGSGKTVLFYQLRDGSSHQGTVTSMEPNEGTFVLHTENTKKGKIKPVHLVDVPGHSRLRPKLEEFLPQAAAIVFVVDALEFLPNCRAASEYLYDILTNANVVKNKIPVLLCCNKTDKLTAHTKEFIRKQMEKEIEKLRASRSAVSTADIANDFTIGIEGQVFSFSHCCNKVTVAEASGLTGETAEIQDFIREYIKP, encoded by the exons ATGGAGAACTTGGAAGATCTGAAAATTCTGGCGGAACAGTGGTCGCATCAAGGAATTGAATATCTGCAAAAGATACCCCCAAGTCAGCTGTATGCCGCTATTGGTGTTCTGTTGTTTACAACCATCTTGCTCTTCTTATCCA TTCGCTTGGTCACACGTACCAAATCTAACACTGTACTCCTTTCTGGGCTGACTGGAAGTGGAAAGACTGTGCTCTTTTACCAA CTACGGGATGGATCGTCCCATCAGGGCACTGTAACATCAATGGAACCGAATGAAGGCACTTTTGTTCTTCACACTGAAAACACTAAG AAAGGAAAAATCAAGCCTGTTCATCTTGTTGATGTTCCTGGGCACTCTCGGCTTCGACCCAAGCTAGAAGAATTCTTGCCTCAAGCAGCTGCCATTGTGTTTGTTGTGGATGCCTTGGAGTTCCTCCCAAACTGTCGTGCAGCTTCAGA GTACCTATATGACATTTTGACAAATGCGAATGTTGTCAAGAACAAGATTCCAGTCCTCCTTTGCTGTAACAAGACCGATAAACTCACTGCACACACGAAGGAGTTCATCCGGAAGCAAATGGAGAAAGAAAT TGAGAAACTGAGGGCATCAAGGAGCGCAGTCTCTACAGCTGATATAGCCAATGACTTCACGATTGGAATCGAAGGACAAGTGTTCTCCTTTTCGCATTGCTGCAACAAAGTCACAGTCGCTGAGG
- the LOC104734574 gene encoding nuclear pore complex protein NUP88-like, with protein sequence MRFNFQEPEETPDSRRSPTPKEPVRWVPLQSHPVFASLPSSQDEPAVSQRFPRNFMAWDGDSRLYYWDSRRYLLHRLSLRLGEPEPSSVLAAIHSKVMQPDLQLTFSVNKISINKSGSAVLLAGSDGICVMYLFGRASVIEDNVICRVVTIGSEIYTSGHCAINLLQASWHPDSDTHLGILSSDAVFRLFDLSSDAELPEQEYYLQPGEPGRSRTASSIYPADFSFGGDHLWDRFTVFILFTDGSIYILCPVVPFGSVYKWESIMEIYNDANMYGVKSSNSIAVSNSSLAIEWLEATFPDLTEQGTRGENILVVKAHPYALLDASLALQGPLYKASSSEGDEDFAVRETECKGRAVSLLYNLVSKDSVLVTAWSAGQLQVDALVDEIQPVWISGNSSRLRMNSHNKIQGVAMICESNIGELPVATSNLPLDHTVWLGHPPPLLRLAMVDLALPTKREGGSLVTLFADSLLPERIYSLHDGGIDSTVLHSLPFTSQATGKDEALKTPSVDTVLSTCQDESAVSPLLGFVPLSDSFGYAWIIAVLSSGECIVAETKTWDLLLPVHVGTDKTVSSSEMEKKEQDTSCIISKELLAGPKVRIAPHALPNQRSTPANSVEGRSILLDYVKLFHENYIEYAHKVYFELQHHAPNLKRIIDDQHQRLGEANQKISKVEKNQTLLEKRIDKAIHRHDSLEQRLQRLRSLPGTHKKPLTRAELDFKSELDQFAGVEVDALQSSIETLRARVKKSAQKSPKATAVAGIQSRQYSKKNLIQDTQMSQLQSTLAKLSLMNSDNSKKVKIVESALKSQESSIM encoded by the exons ATGAGATTTAACTTCCAGGAGCCAGAGGAGACGCCAGATTCACGACGATCTCCGACGCCTAAAGAGCCGGTTCGGTGGGTTCCTCTCCAGAGCCACCCGGTTTTCGCGTCTCTTCCTTCCTCCCAAGATGAACCCGCCGTTTCGCAGCGGTTTCCGAGAAATTTCATGGCTTGGGATGGAGACTCACGACTATATTACTGGGATTCTAGAAGATATCTTCTACATCGATTATCTCTGCGCTTGGGTGAACCCGAACCATCCTCCGTCCTCGCCGCAATCCACTCCAag GTGATGCAACCAGATCTCCAGCTGACGTTTTCTGTTAACaaaatctccatcaataagtCTGGATCGGCTGTACTTCTTGCCGGCTCAGATGGGATATGTGTGATGTACCTATTTGGACGCGCTTCTGTGATAGAAGACAATGTCATTTGCAG GGTAGTAACTATTGGTTCAGAAATCTATACTAGTGGTCACTGTGCCATAAACTTGCTACAAGCATCGTGGCACCCTGATAGTGACACCCATTTGGGAATTCTATCCTCGGACGCAGTATTCAG GCTTTTCGATCTGTCTTCAGATGCTGAGCTACCAGAGCAAGAATATTATCTGCAGCCTGGTGAGCCAGGAAGATCTAGAACAGCTTCATCAATTTATCCTGCTGATTTCAGTTTTGGAGGAGATCATCTGTGGGACCGATTTACT GTCTTTATATTATTCACTGATGGTTCAATTTACATCCTATGCCCTGTTGTGCCATTTGGAAG TGTTTACAAATGGGAATCAATAATGGAGATTTACAATGATGCTAACATGTATGGGGTTAAGTCATCCAATTCAATAGCAGTTAGCAACTCCAGTCTGGCAATTGAATGGTTGGAAGCTACATTTCCAGATTTGACTGAACAAGGAACTAGAGGTGAAAATATATTGGTGGTGAAAGCTCATCCTTATGCTTTGCTTGACGCATCATTGGCTTTACAG GGCCCTTTATATAAAGCATCTAGTagtgaaggagatgaagatTTCGCTGTTCGGGAGACAGAATGTAAAGGCAGGGCAGTGAGTCTATTATATAATCTTGTCAGCAAAGATTCGGTTCTGGTAACTGCCTGGAGTGCTGGACAATTACAGGTTGATGCTCTGGTTGATGAAATCCAGCCAGTTTGGATATCTGGTAACTCATCTCGTCTTCGCATGAACTCCCACAACAAAATACAAGGAGTTGCTATGATTTGTGAGTCAAACATAGGTGAGCTACCAGTTGCAACTTCAAATCTGCCGCTCGATCACACTGTTTGGTTAGGGCATCCGCCGCCACTGTTAAGACTTGCAATGGTTGATTTGGCTCTTCCCACAAAGCGTGAAGGTGGCTCTCTTGTTACCTTGTTTGCTGACTCCCTTTTGCCAGAACGAATATACTCCCTCCATGACGGTGGCATTGATTCAACAGTCTTACACTCTCTTCCCTTCACAAGTCAGGCCACTGGAAAAGATGAAGCGCTCAAAACGCCATCTGTTGACACTGTGCTAAGTAcatgccaagacgaatctgccGTATCTCCTCTGTTGGGTTTTGTGCCTCTGTCGGATTCGTTTGGGTATGCATGGATTATTGCCGTCTTATCCTCAGGAGAATGCATTGTGGCAGAGACTAAAACTTGGGATCTCTTGCTTCCAGTTCATGTCGGTACAGATAAGACAGTGTCTTCAAGCGAAATGGAGAAAAAAGAGCAAGATACCTCGTGCATCATTAGCAAGGAGCTCCTTGCAGGTCCCAAAGTTAGAATTGCTCCCCATGCTTTACCTAACCAGCGTTCAACTCCAGCCAATTCCGTTGAAGGCCGATCAATCCTGCTTGACTATGTCAAGCTTTTCCATGAAAACTACATCGAATATGCACACAAG GTCTACTTTGAGCTGCAGCATCATGCTCCCAACCTGAAGAGAATAATCGATGACCAACACCAGCGGCTTGGTGAGGCAAATcagaaaatatcaaaagttgagaaaaaccaaaCTTTGTTGGAGAAAAGGATTGACAAAGCAATTCATAGACATGATTCTCTTGAGCAGCGTTTGCAACGTCTTCGTAGCTTGCCTGGTACACACAAGAAACCTCTGACGAGAGCAGAACTGGATTTTAAGTCGGAGCTCG ATCAATTTGCGGGAGTTGAGGTGGATGCGCTTCAATCATCCATTGAAACACTGAGAGCGAGAGTGAAAAAGTCAGCTCAAAAATCTCCCAAGGCCACAGCAGTTGCAGGTATTCAGAGTAGGcaatattcaaagaaaaacttaattcaAGATACACAAATGTCACAGCTTCAGTCCACACTCGCCAAACTATCCCTGATGAACAGCGATAACTCTAAGAAAGTCAAGATTGTTGAATCGGCGCTAAAGTCGCAAGAAAGCAGCATCATGTAG
- the LOC104734575 gene encoding cytochrome P450 90A1, translating into MAFTAFLLLLSSIAAAFLLLVRRTRYRRMGLPPGSLGLPFIGETLQLIGAYKTENPEPFIDERVARYGSVFMTHLFGEPTVFSADPETNRFVLQNEGKLFECSYPASICNLLGKHSLLLMKGSLHKRMHSLTMSFANSSIIKDHLMLDIDRLVRFNLDSWSSRVLLMEEAKKITFELTVKQLMSFDPGEWSESLRKEYLLVIEGFFSLPLPLLSTTYRKAIQARRKVAEALTVVVMKRREDEEEGTERKKDMLAALLAADDGFSDEEIVDFLLALLVAGYETTSTLMTLAVKFLTETPLALAQLKEEHEKIRAMKNDSDSLEWSDYKAMPFTQCVVNETLRVANIISGVFRRAMTDVEIKGYKIPKGWKVFSSFRAVHLDPNHFKDARTFNPWRWQSNSVTTSPSNMFTPFGGGPRLCPGYELARVALSVFLHRLVTGFSWVPAEQDKLVFFPTTRTQKRYPIIVKRRDAAT; encoded by the exons ATGGCCTTCACcgccttcctcctcctcctctcctcCATCGCCGCCGCTTTCCTCCTCCTCGTCCGCCGTACACGTTACCGTCGGATGGGTCTTCCTCCTGGAAGCCTCGGGCTTCCTTTTATAGGAGAGACTCTGCAGCTGATCGGAGCTTACAAAACAGAGAATCCCGAGCCTTTCATCGACGAGAGGGTGGCTCGGTACGGTTCGGTTTTCATGACGCATCTTTTCGGTGAACCGACGGTTTTCTCAGCTGACCCGGAGACGAACCGGTTCGTGCTTCAGAACGAAGGGAAGCTTTTCGAGTGTTCCTACCCTGCTTCCATATGTAATCTTTTGGGGAAACACTCTTTGCTTCTTATGAAAGGTTCTTTGCATAAACGTATGCACTCTCTTACCATGAGCTTCGCTAATTCTTCGATCATCAAAGACCATCTCATGCTTGATATCGACCGGTTAGTCCGGTTTAATCTTGATTCTTGGTCTTCTCGTGTTCTCCTCATGGAAGAAGCCAAAAAG ATAACGTTCGAGCTAACGGTGAAGCAGTTGATGAGCTTTGATCCAGGGGAGTGGAGTGAGAGTTTAAGGAAAGAGTATCTTCTTGTCATCGAaggcttcttctctcttcctctccctctcttgTCTACCACTTACCGCAAAGCCATccaa gCGCGGAGGAAAGTGGCGGAGGCGTTGAcggtggtggtgatgaagaggagggaagatgaggaagaagggacggagagaaaaaaagatatgcTCGCGGCGTTGCTTGCGGCGGATGATGGCTTTTCCGATGAAGAGATTGTCGATTTCTTGCTGGCTCTACTCGTTGCCGGTTATGAAACAACGTCCACACTCATGACTCTCGCCGTTAAGTTTCTTACCGAGACTCCTCTAGCTCTTGCTCAACTCAAG gaagaGCATGAAAAGATCAGGGCAATGAAGAATGATTCAGATAGTCTTGAATGGAGTGATTACAAGGCAATGCCATTCACACAATGT GTGGTTAACGAGACGTTGCGAGTGGCTAACATCATCAGTGGTGTTTTCAGACGGGCAATGACGGATGTAGAGATCAAAG GTTATAAGATTCCGAAAGGGTGGAAGGTTTTCTCATCGTTTAGAGCGGTTCATTTAGACCCGAACCACTTCAAAGATGCTCGCACTTTCAACCCTTGGAGATGGCAG AGCAACTCGGTAACTACAAGCCCTTCTAATATGTTTACACCGTTTGGGGGAGGGCCAAGGCTGTGTCCCGGTTACGAGCTGGCTAGGGTTGCACTCTCTGTTTTCCTTCACCGCCTAGTGACCGGCTTCAG TTGGGTTCCTGCGGAGCAAGACAAGCTGGTTTTCTTTCCAACTACAAGAACGCAGAAACGGTACCCGATCATCGTTAAGCGCCGAGATGCTGCTACTTGA
- the LOC104734576 gene encoding arginyl-tRNA--protein transferase 1, whose translation MSSGNDASSSHDGGSNGESVVDDRGRYRSTCGYCKSPARSSIAHGLSAETLTVYDYQDLIDRGWRRSGTYLYKHEMDKTCCPPYTIRLKASDFVPTKEQQRASRRLERFLDGKLDVQPREQTEQTVASGKVLDSGGKTLGTAKCAEKNKIELIMDDLSNKIGRAVQMCIQSGEFPSNMQIPKASVKKVFCARRKKLAEGLEQILYTSNIAFPIAAAVKRTQTSEKREMNIAEENRLSPETISEMLLSAMSKVWEIYDMSIKVCKGHINFLSASKDSFSDRDVVPNGNISRGVNSTGEGETLQTKMDSEHHETRKRKLEIHLKRSSFDPEEHELYKRYQLKVHNDKPGHVTESSYRRFLVDSPLIYVQHSGDEKVPPCGFGSFHQQYRVDGRLIAVGVVDILPKCLSSVYLFWDPDYAFLSLGKYSAMQEINWVKENQAHCPSLQYYYLGYYIHSCGKMRYKAAYRPSELLCPLRFQWVPFQVASPMLDQKPYVILSDIAISQNQCSLLARASETLAEPAVSEHEDMEQGETNDNFMGCSDDDDDNNDNEDDDDDDDDEDEDDEIKSEDSHIDSDPGSKDSDISNILIGLYGTQYRYKDLRQILSPEGRKQVEPMLQNYRKVVGAELSERMLYEIN comes from the exons ATGTCTTCGGGAAACGACGCGAGTAGTAGCCACGATGGCGGAAGCAACGGAGAAAGCGTAGTCGATGATCGTGGCCGCTACAGAAGCACTTGCGGCTACTGTAAATCCCCAGCTCGGTCAAGCATCGCTCACG GTTTATCTGCAGAGACTCTTACCGTTTATGACTACCAag ATCTTATTGACCGAGGATGGAGACGATCTGGTACATATCTTTACAAACATGAGATGGATAAAACTTGTTGCCCTCCTTATACGATCCGTTTGAAAGCTAGTGATTTTGTTCCTACTAAAGAGCAGCAGCGAGCGTCTAGAAGGCTAGAAAG GTTCTTGGATGGCAAACTAGATGTGCAGCCCAGGGAACAAACAGAGCAAACAGTTGCTTCTGGTAAAGTATTAGATTCCGGGGGGAAAACACTTGGGACTGCAAAATGTgcagaaaagaacaaaattgaaCTAATTATGGATGATTTGTCCAACAAAATTGGCCGAGCTGTGCAAATGTGCATACAGAGTGGGGAATTCCCTTCTAATATGCAGATACCGAAAGCTTCAGTGAAAAAGGTCTTCTGTGCTAGAAGAAAGAAACTAGCTGAAGGACTAGAACAAATTTTATACACCAGCAACATTGCTTTTCCAATAGCAGCTGCAGTAAAACGCACCCAAACATCTGAGAAAAGGGAGATGAATATTGCTGAAGAAAACAGGTTATCACCTGAAACTATTTCTGAGATGTTGTTGAGTGCGATGAGTAAGGTGTGGGAAATTTATGATATGTCTATTAAAGTCTGTAAGGGCCATATCAATTTCCTTTCAGCTTCCAAAGATTCTTTCTCTGATAGAGATGTTGTTCCTAATGGTAATATCTCGAGAGGAGTCAACTCAACAGGTGAAGGTGAAACCCTTCAAACTAAGATGGATTCAGAACACCATGAGACAAGAAAGCGAAAGCTGGAGATACATTTGAAAAGGTCTAGTTTTGATCCTGAAGAACATGAGTTATACAAACGGTATCAGCTGAAAGTGCACAATGATAAGCCGGGGCATGTCACAGAAAGTTCATACAGAAGGTTTTTGGTCGACTCTCCTTTGATATATGTTCAGCATTCTGGTGATGAAAAGGTTCCGCCTTGTGGCTTTGGCTCTTTCCACCAACAGTACAGAGTTGACGGCCGTCTAATTGCTGTTGGGGTTGTAGACATTCTTCCTAAATGTCTGTCAAGTGTGTACCTATTCTGGGATCCAGACTATGCATTCTTATCGCTCGGGAAATATTCTGCCATGCAAGAAATTAATTGGGTCAAAGAAAACCAAGCTCACTGCCCATCTCTTCAGTATTACTATCTTGGCTATTACATACATTCGTGCGGCAAGATGAGATATAAAGCAGCCTATCGTCCATCTGAGCTTCTATGTCCTCTCCGTTTCCA GTGGGTTCCATTCCAAGTAGCGAGCCCGATGCTTGATCAAAAGCCATATGTCATCTTGTCAGATATCGCTATTTCACAAAATCAATGTTCTTTACTTGCTCGTGCTTCTGAAACTCTCGCGGAACCAGCAGTAAGTGAACATGAAGACATGGAACAAGGGGAGACGAATGATAATTTTATGGGCtgcagtgatgatgatgatgataataatgataatgaggatgatgatgatgatgatgatgatgaggatgaggatgatgaaaTAAAATCAGAAGACTCTCATATTGACTCAGACCCTGGATCCAAAGATAGCGACATTAGCAACATCCTTATCGGTCTTTATGGAACCCAATATAGATACAAG GATTTGCGGCAGATATTAAGTCCAGAAGGGCGGAAGCAAGTGGAACCGATGTTACAAAACTACCGCAAGGTCGTGGGAGCTGAGCTTTCAGAAAGAATGCTGTATGAAATCAACTAA